The proteins below come from a single Maridesulfovibrio frigidus DSM 17176 genomic window:
- a CDS encoding DUF6485 family protein produces MSLENCSNKVNNAKNCPCTYTNCDKHGLCCDCVQYHRKKDQLPACYFTAEQEKTYNRNIDFFIECRTK; encoded by the coding sequence TTGAGTCTTGAGAATTGCAGTAATAAAGTTAATAATGCTAAGAATTGTCCGTGTACTTACACTAATTGTGATAAGCACGGTCTTTGTTGTGATTGTGTGCAGTATCACCGTAAAAAAGATCAACTCCCGGCTTGTTATTTTACAGCGGAACAGGAAAAGACTTATAATCGAAACATCGATTTCTTCATCGAGTGCAGGACCAAGTAA
- a CDS encoding NUDIX hydrolase — MKNKINYVEVVDDSDRPLARMNIAEAHRQSLKHRSVIVLLYDSSGELYLQKRSSTKKQYPSRWDVSTSGHVFVTESRKDAAHRVLWTELGIQNAKIKELDKIEASSETGYEFITIYILAKMNVVSTPNPDEVERGYYYSANELDWLIRECRELLTPTLVFLHELEMLYKMK, encoded by the coding sequence GTGAAGAATAAAATAAATTATGTCGAAGTTGTCGACGATTCCGACCGTCCGCTGGCAAGGATGAACATTGCCGAAGCGCACAGACAGTCACTAAAGCATCGCTCGGTCATCGTCTTACTATATGATAGCAGTGGAGAACTTTATCTGCAAAAAAGAAGCTCCACAAAAAAACAATACCCTTCACGCTGGGACGTTTCAACTAGCGGACATGTGTTTGTAACAGAATCAAGGAAAGATGCGGCTCATAGAGTTTTGTGGACAGAACTAGGAATACAAAATGCGAAGATTAAAGAACTCGACAAGATAGAAGCTTCATCTGAAACGGGCTATGAGTTCATAACCATATATATTCTTGCTAAAATGAACGTCGTTTCAACTCCCAATCCAGATGAAGTGGAACGGGGCTACTATTACTCAGCAAATGAACTCGATTGGCTGATAAGAGAGTGCCGCGAACTGCTTACTCCGACCCTCGTATTTTTACATGAGTTAGAAATGCTCTACAAAATGAAATAA
- a CDS encoding GAF domain-containing protein: MPRNEMLINILSIVCNVFEAHTVVLYLPDGQHGYALSTFFSLGDDVNSIGSPLQKKSLSGIVIAKNEPLFINNMDRKGATSLGYYGSKEDGKIKAFMGTPLDQNLGVICLDSKRTYSFSTKDLKILSQFGKMITSMMGCIRSADAEGKKNEYFMTLKLLHDLRKRQPKWDAFLNNLLGMIAGTSGYSHTFLTVIDQRGSSFYVEGENEPILQKGNSKSIAFPVGSGLVGWVYKNQEAIFIDENSQGQASSSLLGASATTREFLSVICLPLVFQKKTRGVLVLANSEPMGISEDLKDFLFMVSEYLSQFLENLLLKSRLAEARTALQKANPAKTNPILMNDN, translated from the coding sequence ATGCCTAGAAACGAAATGTTAATTAATATTCTCAGCATTGTTTGTAATGTATTTGAGGCACATACAGTTGTTTTGTATTTACCTGACGGTCAGCATGGATATGCTCTGTCTACCTTTTTTAGTCTTGGTGATGATGTTAACTCAATAGGAAGTCCGCTACAGAAAAAGAGTCTGTCTGGTATTGTTATCGCTAAAAATGAGCCTCTTTTTATCAACAATATGGATAGGAAGGGAGCTACATCTCTCGGTTACTATGGTTCTAAAGAAGATGGTAAGATTAAAGCATTCATGGGAACCCCCCTTGATCAGAATCTCGGGGTAATATGTCTCGACAGTAAGCGCACATACTCTTTTAGCACTAAAGATTTAAAAATTCTTTCACAGTTTGGAAAGATGATTACATCTATGATGGGCTGTATCCGTTCTGCAGACGCAGAAGGGAAAAAGAATGAATATTTCATGACTCTTAAGCTGCTGCATGATTTGCGTAAACGTCAACCTAAGTGGGATGCTTTTCTTAATAATCTCTTAGGGATGATCGCAGGTACAAGCGGATATTCTCATACTTTTCTTACAGTAATTGATCAAAGAGGATCGTCCTTTTATGTGGAAGGCGAGAACGAGCCTATCTTGCAGAAGGGCAACTCTAAATCAATAGCTTTTCCAGTTGGAAGTGGTCTTGTAGGCTGGGTTTATAAAAATCAGGAAGCTATTTTTATTGACGAAAACAGTCAGGGACAGGCAAGCTCAAGTTTGCTTGGAGCAAGTGCTACCACTAGGGAATTCTTGAGTGTAATATGTCTTCCTCTTGTTTTTCAGAAGAAGACACGGGGTGTACTTGTTTTGGCGAATAGTGAACCCATGGGAATATCAGAAGATTTAAAAGACTTTTTGTTTATGGTTTCTGAATATCTCTCTCAGTTTCTTGAAAATCTTTTACTGAAAAGTCGACTTGCTGAAGCGAGGACAGCCTTGCAGAAAGCTAATCCGGCTAAAACAAATCCTATTTTAATGAATGATAATTAA
- the mreB gene encoding rod shape-determining protein: protein MLWARLMSFLGKDLAMDLGTANTLLYTPKDGIVLNEPSVVALDARDESVIAVGKEAKDYLGRTPDKIKAIRPMKDGVIADFEVTKKMISFFIQKVINKRNLVKPKIIICVPTGITQVEKRAVIESGQQAGAREVRLIEEPMAAAIGAGLNIHEPEGNMVVDIGGGTTEVAVITLSSIAHSQSVRVAGDEMNLAIMRYMQDEFKLLIGENTAERAKITVGSAIELPETLRMTVSGRNLLDGKPKAIEITDAHVREAIADPVAAIVHSVRVALEHTQPELVSDIATNGLLLAGGGALLKGLDVLISRESSLKVIIDSDPLTTVVRGTGLSLQKDKGFDKVYIN, encoded by the coding sequence ATGTTATGGGCTAGATTAATGAGCTTTTTGGGCAAAGACCTTGCGATGGATCTCGGTACTGCCAACACTTTGCTTTACACTCCCAAAGACGGAATCGTATTAAATGAACCGTCTGTTGTTGCGCTTGATGCCCGTGACGAATCCGTTATTGCTGTCGGTAAAGAAGCCAAAGATTATCTCGGAAGAACTCCTGATAAAATTAAAGCTATTCGCCCGATGAAAGACGGGGTTATCGCTGATTTTGAAGTTACTAAAAAAATGATTTCTTTTTTTATTCAGAAAGTTATCAATAAACGTAACTTGGTTAAGCCAAAAATTATTATTTGCGTTCCGACAGGCATTACTCAGGTTGAAAAGCGTGCTGTTATTGAATCAGGTCAGCAGGCCGGCGCCAGAGAAGTCCGCTTAATTGAGGAACCTATGGCCGCGGCAATCGGTGCTGGGCTGAATATTCATGAGCCTGAAGGGAACATGGTTGTTGATATCGGTGGTGGTACGACTGAAGTCGCAGTCATTACTCTTTCATCCATTGCGCACAGTCAGTCCGTGCGTGTTGCGGGCGATGAAATGAACTTGGCAATTATGCGCTATATGCAGGATGAATTTAAATTGTTGATCGGTGAAAATACTGCTGAGCGCGCTAAGATTACTGTGGGCTCTGCTATTGAACTTCCCGAAACGCTGAGAATGACTGTTTCCGGTAGAAATTTGCTTGATGGAAAGCCTAAAGCAATTGAAATTACCGACGCACACGTTAGAGAAGCTATTGCTGACCCTGTTGCTGCAATTGTACATTCTGTAAGGGTCGCGCTTGAGCACACTCAGCCGGAACTGGTTAGCGATATAGCTACTAACGGGCTGCTACTTGCTGGTGGTGGAGCACTTCTTAAGGGGCTTGATGTTCTCATAAGTCGCGAAAGTTCTCTAAAAGTCATCATCGACAGCGACCCGCTGACCACTGTTGTCAGGGGAACAGGGCTTAGCCTCCAAAAAGATAAAGGCTTTGATAAAGTCTACATCAACTAA
- a CDS encoding inositol monophosphatase family protein, with protein MNSILDKASKIVLEAGSIIQEGWKKPKNIKHKGRIDLVTETDLAVELFLKEELSKILPGSAFLAEETAGDAKLVDRTWIIDPIDGTTNFAHGLPMVATSVALWIDGEVSLGIINLPIMNEIFTAVKGGGAHMNADEIHVSDCAGMEESLIATGFPYAIEDHVDFITKALNKVLLSTQGVRRPGAAALDLAYLACGRYDGFYENALRPWDTAAGWVLVEEAGGTVTDYENGAFNLYSPHILATNSKLHDSLGKILRSCL; from the coding sequence ATGAACTCTATCCTAGATAAAGCGTCCAAAATTGTTCTTGAGGCCGGTAGTATAATTCAAGAAGGGTGGAAGAAACCTAAGAATATCAAGCATAAAGGTCGTATTGATCTCGTAACTGAGACCGATCTTGCTGTTGAATTATTTCTTAAAGAAGAACTTTCAAAAATACTTCCCGGGTCAGCTTTTCTAGCTGAAGAAACAGCTGGTGATGCGAAGCTTGTTGACCGGACATGGATAATTGATCCTATTGATGGAACAACTAATTTCGCGCACGGTTTGCCAATGGTTGCGACTTCTGTTGCGCTTTGGATAGATGGAGAGGTTTCTCTAGGTATTATTAATCTACCTATCATGAATGAGATCTTTACCGCTGTTAAAGGTGGCGGCGCTCACATGAATGCTGACGAAATTCATGTCTCAGATTGCGCTGGTATGGAAGAATCTCTCATCGCTACGGGTTTTCCTTACGCCATTGAAGATCATGTGGATTTTATTACCAAAGCACTGAATAAGGTGTTGCTCAGCACTCAGGGAGTGCGCAGGCCTGGGGCTGCGGCTTTAGATTTGGCATATCTTGCTTGTGGTCGGTACGATGGTTTTTACGAGAATGCTTTAAGGCCGTGGGATACTGCTGCCGGATGGGTGCTTGTGGAAGAGGCAGGAGGGACTGTTACAGATTACGAAAACGGTGCATTTAACCTTTATTCTCCGCATATTCTTGCTACAAACTCAAAACTTCATGATTCTCTCGGAAAAATATTAAGATCCTGTCTGTAA